A portion of the Oncorhynchus gorbuscha isolate QuinsamMale2020 ecotype Even-year linkage group LG19, OgorEven_v1.0, whole genome shotgun sequence genome contains these proteins:
- the LOC124005599 gene encoding ubiquilin-4-like — protein MAENSGTDPTVDSNVVENAASDETMIVVTVKTPKDKEEIAISEDSSVAQFKEEISKRFNAKQDQLVLIFAGKILKDGDTLNQHGIKDGLTVHLVIKTAPKATVGGTSQSSASSSGTPQANSSVNPSTAPNDSTTPGTGPTPASTQPPNLLSGFGDLSSLSGMGMGSANFMEMQQQMQRQLMSNPEMLSQIMDNPLVQNMMSNPDLMRQMIVTNPQMQQLMERNPEISHMLNNPELMRQTMELARNPAMMQEMMRNQDRALSNLESIPGGYNALRRMYTDIQEPMFSAAREQFGNNPFSALGGNLDSGVQPSRTENREPLPNPWGPPGTTPSEIRGTGASTTTTSSAGGTAPSASNPLGINASGLGNGVFGSPGMQSLMQQISENPQLMQNMLSAPYMRSMMQSLAQNPDLASQAMLNNPLFAGNPQLQEQLRHQMPVFLQQMQNPESLSVMTNPRAMQALMQIQQGLQTLQTEAPGLMPSLAPGGIPVIPPTTGGSVAPENLPPPTQGSNPTAATNPSQQQQQLMQQMLQMFAGGGGSSSTQTVTPEVRFQQQLDQLSAMGFINREANLQALIATGGDINAAIERLLGSQPS, from the exons ATGGCGGAGAACAGCGGCACAGATCCCACTGTGGATTCCAACGTTGTTGAAAATGCTGCCTCAGACGAGACCATGATCGTGGTCACGGTAAAAACTCCGAAAGATAAGGAGGAGATCGCGATATCGGAGGATTCTTCTGTCGCACAG TTTAAAGAAGAGATATCCAAAAGGTTTAATGCCAAGCAGGACCAGCTGGTGTTGATTTTTGCTGGTAAAATCTTAAAGGATGGAGACACACTGAACCAACACGGCATCAAGGACGGACTCACTGTTCACCTTGTCATCAAGACTGCTCCCAA GGCTACAGTTGGTGGCACATCCCAGTCCTCGGCATCCAGCTCTGGGACCCCCCAGGCCAACAGCAGCGTTAACCCCAGCACAGCGCCCAATGACAGCACAACACCAGGCACTGGGCCTACCCCAGCCTCCACACAGCCACCCAACTTACTGA GTGGGTTTGGTGACCTATCTAGCCTGTCAGGCATGGGCATGGGCTCGGCCAACTTCATGGAGATGCAGCAGCAGATGCAGAGACAGCTGATGTCCAACCCGGAGATGTTGTCTCAAATCATGGACAACCCTTTGGTGCAGAACATGATGTCCAACCCAGACCTGATGAGGCAGATGATTGTGACAAACCCTCAGATGCAGCAGCTGATGGAGCGCAACCCTGAGATCTCCCACATGCTCAACAACCCTGAACTTATGAGACAG ACCATGGAATTGGCAAGGAACCCAGCCATGATGCAAGAGATGATGCGTAACCAGGACCGGGCGCTTAGCAACCTGGAGAGTATCCCTGGGGGATACAACGCCCTCCGGAGGATGTACACAGACATCCAGGAGCCTATGTTCAGTGCCGCTAGAGAGCAG TTTGGAAACAATCCCTTCTCTGCTTTGGGGGGCAACTTGGACTCTGGCGTGCAGCCTTccagaacagagaacagggagCCCTTACCAAACCCCTGGGGACCCCCTGGAACGACCCCCTCAGAGATCAGGGGGACTGGTGCCTCCACGACAACAACCTCCTCCGCTGGCGGGACTGCACCCAGTGCCTCCAACCCCCTGGGCATCAACGCCTCTGGGCTGGGCAACG GTGTGTTCGGTAGCCCTGGCATGCAGAGTCTGATGCAGCAGATCTCTGAGAACCCCCAGCTCATGCAGAACATGCTGTCTGCGCCCTACATGCGCAGTATGATGCAGTCGCTGGCGCAGAACCCTGACCTCGCCTCGCAG GCAATGCTGAACAACCCCCTCTTTGCCGGAAACCCCCAGTTACAGGAACAGTTGAGACATCAGATGCCAGTCTTTCTCCAACAG ATGCAGAATCCTGAGTCACTGTCTGTGATGACTAACCCCCGGGCCATGCAGGCTCTCATGCAGATCCAGCAGGGCCTGCAGACCCTACAGACGGAAGCCCCCGGACTCATGCCCAG TTTGGCTCCTGGTGGGATCCCAGTGATTCCTCCAACCACAGGAGGCAGTGTGGCCCCAGAAAATCTTCCTCCCCCAACACAGGGCTCAAATCCCACTGCTGCCACTAACCCAtcccaacagcagcagcagctcatGCAGCAGATGTTACAGATGTTTGCTGGAGGAGGAGGCAGCTCATCG ACCCAGACCGTAACCCCGGAGGTGCGGTTTCAGCAGCAGCTGGACCAGCTCAGCGCCATGGGCTTCATCAACCGCGAGGCCAATCTGCAGGCCCTCATCGCCACGGGGGGAGACATCAACGCTGCCATTGAGAGACTGCTGGGCTCCCAGCCCTCCTAA